One Pelodiscus sinensis isolate JC-2024 chromosome 24, ASM4963464v1, whole genome shotgun sequence DNA segment encodes these proteins:
- the LOC102463834 gene encoding signaling lymphocytic activation molecule-like isoform X5, whose protein sequence is MSSGFSETVYGSLGSPTLLSITPEFQNLSEQFGQAVWRLGVSAQQRRPVIIRCERNSCKNYMKERIKFHPQNFSLEIQETRRTDAELYEYTVIKGPEEESLHLRLEVYERVSVPHIQVVSRTPGNESCTVTLSCGVEHGDNVTYTWDCSEGKASQQYLHNGSFMHLSLSPQKSSFTCTCNTSNPVSWQETHFSSSVECSDEPGGSLGMMHVVKYVVPACAVLICAGLVAGWLSLRDREGRSPLKEDKETCTIYSQVQRVEVSLGTCSLRAKEPGCNPSAYPTPVPTWRATAFSYKVNVLSAGWVNFPPGIEPRLMPSFTSL, encoded by the exons ATGAGCTCGGGGTTCAGCGAAACGGTCTACGGCAGCCTGGGGAGCCCAACGCTGTTGAGCATAACGCCGGAGTTTCAGAATTTGAGTGAGCAGTTTGGCCAGGCTGTCTGGAGACTCGGCGTGTCGGCTCAGCAGAGGAGGCCAGTTATCATCAGGTGTGAGAGAAACAGCTGTAAGAATTACATGAAGGAGCGGATCAAGTTTCATCCCCAGAACTTCTCCTTGGAAATCCAGGAGACCAGGCGAACGGACGCTGAGCTCTATGAATACACGGTGATCAAGGGCCCGGAGGAGGAGTCTTTGCATCTCCGGCTGGAAGTGTATG agcgGGTCTCTGTCCCCCACATCCAGGTGGTCAGCAGGACCCCGGGCAACGAGAGCTGCACCGTGACCCTGAGCTGCGGGGTGGAGCACGGGGACAACGTGACGTACACCTGGGACTGCAGCGAGGGAAAAGCCTCCCAGCAGTACCTGCACAACGGCAGCTTCATGCACCTCTCCCTCAGCCCGCAGAAAAGCAGCTTCACCTGCACGTGCAACACCAGCAACCCCGTCAGCTGGCAGGAAACCCACTTCAGCTCCTCGGTGGAGTGCAGCGACGAGCCAGGCG GCTCCCTCGGGATGATGCACGTGGTGAAATACGTCGTGCCGGCCTGTGCGGTTCTGATCTGTGCAGGGCTTGTCGCGGGCTGGCTCTCACTCCGAG ACAGGGAGGGCCGCTCCCCGCTGAAGGAGGacaaggaaacctgcacaatttACTCTCAAGTCCAGAGGGTGGAGGTGAGTTTGGGCACTTGCTCTTTGCGTGCGAAGGAGCCAGGGTGCAACCCCTCTGCCTACCCCACCCCCGTGCCCACCTGGAGGGCCACGGCCTTCAGTTACAAGGTTAATGTCTTGTCTGCAGGGTGGGTGAATTTCCCCCCCGGGATAGAGCCACGTCTCATGCCCAGCTTCACTTCGCTGTGA